In Halobaculum rubrum, the following are encoded in one genomic region:
- a CDS encoding ABC transporter permease codes for MPGTVAAGDRANRDPRWTIAKRELASLRSEKTILLALLIQLFVAAFSSFLVVGLVSLYDPGAAAGYSVETAVAGDDAGDLAAAVGGTDGMEARRYPTRQAAADAFADGRVDAAMLATATQRGTLEVRVLVPDGNVGTTLVVVRAREALRAFERLERDQRSASLTAQTLELPPRAGSSPYFGFTYTVLVPLLLFLPVFIAGSVTVDSLTEELERGTLELLRVAPVTMTDIVEGKLLAAAGLAPIQAALWLALLSVNGTAIAPSPSALVTVAGVLGLLGLTAGLAALVTALGAALALTAPDRRAAQTVYSLGVLGLFGAAALSPTNPANVAAKLAVGSPDPASYLAVAAVVVAGGVAVAVARVGVARYGPT; via the coding sequence ATCCCGGGCACCGTCGCCGCGGGCGATCGCGCGAACAGGGACCCACGCTGGACGATCGCGAAGCGCGAGTTGGCGTCGCTGCGCTCGGAGAAGACGATCCTGTTGGCGCTGTTGATCCAGCTGTTCGTGGCGGCGTTCTCGTCGTTCCTCGTCGTCGGGCTCGTCTCGCTGTACGACCCCGGCGCCGCGGCGGGCTACTCGGTGGAGACGGCCGTCGCCGGCGACGACGCGGGCGACCTCGCGGCCGCGGTCGGCGGGACCGACGGGATGGAGGCCCGGCGATACCCGACCCGGCAGGCCGCCGCAGACGCGTTCGCCGACGGTCGGGTCGACGCGGCGATGCTGGCGACGGCGACCCAGCGCGGTACCCTCGAAGTCCGGGTGCTCGTGCCCGACGGCAACGTCGGGACGACGCTGGTCGTCGTGCGCGCCCGCGAGGCGCTGCGGGCGTTCGAGCGGCTGGAGCGCGATCAGCGCTCCGCGTCGCTGACGGCGCAGACGCTGGAACTGCCGCCGCGGGCGGGCTCGTCGCCGTACTTCGGCTTCACCTACACGGTGCTCGTCCCGCTGCTGTTGTTCCTCCCGGTGTTCATCGCCGGTTCGGTGACGGTCGACTCGCTCACCGAGGAACTGGAGCGCGGGACGCTGGAACTGCTCCGGGTCGCTCCCGTCACGATGACAGACATCGTCGAGGGGAAGCTGCTGGCGGCCGCCGGCCTCGCGCCGATACAGGCGGCGCTGTGGCTCGCGCTGCTGTCGGTCAACGGCACCGCCATCGCGCCCTCGCCGAGCGCGCTCGTGACCGTCGCGGGCGTGTTGGGACTGCTCGGGCTGACCGCGGGGCTGGCGGCGCTGGTGACGGCGCTCGGAGCCGCGCTTGCGCTCACCGCGCCCGACAGGCGTGCGGCGCAGACGGTGTACTCGCTGGGCGTGCTCGGACTGTTCGGCGCGGCGGCGCTGTCGCCGACGAACCCCGCGAACGTCGCCGCGAAGCTGGCCGTCGGCAGCCCCGACCCCGCGTCGTACCTCGCGGTCGCCGCCGTGGTCGTCGCGGGCGGCGTCGCCGTCGCGGTCGCACGCGTCGGCGTGGCGCGCTACGGGCCGACCTGA
- a CDS encoding ABC transporter permease subunit: protein MSISPRKLLRVSRWEVSRATGSVDRKTAVLGAVALLLTVGVAAGGLLAGGVALDEDIYAVAVSPDSPYHEPVSDSTPLEAVPAGAPTADVYVDDRDPSDREATVSVADTRKGQAALGAFRSAVERHNNRLLLAEENQSAAFPVGVTLSYVERASQRVGANDGTAGVGGDDATGGDGTGGADGGDADDTDDGTDGPGTGDGGAGSGLGVPDFGGATGSLFGGQPTGSPAEISPPFPFSSLVLAFAFLVPMNFVIQAYGSTILNERINRRGELLLVAPLSRTDIVAGKTLPYAGVALAATTLIALAVGGGPLSVAAVFPIALVFLAATFVGAMFARSFKELTFVTVTVSVALTTYAFVPAIFATVTPVALISPLTLVVRDLQGEAVSIAEYLFSTGPFYLVAGTLFAMGVGVYREEDMFTQRAVPLKFLDALAVRLHRPRDVALLAALSLPFVFVAELLGIAVLFALPQGVAIVALLVVVAVVEEVAKGVGVYAGFHQSRFERDLPTALKLGALSGAGFFVAEKATAIVQVVGLGSLPLGQAAFGTSGMGGELGPAAGLALLALPLALHVVTAAIGAVGATRGRRAWAGTLFVAMAIHFAYDLTVVSTLG from the coding sequence GTGAGCATCTCACCCCGGAAGCTGCTCCGGGTCTCGCGCTGGGAGGTGTCGCGGGCGACCGGCAGCGTCGACCGAAAAACGGCCGTCCTCGGCGCCGTTGCGCTCCTGTTGACCGTGGGCGTCGCCGCGGGCGGCCTGCTCGCCGGCGGCGTCGCGCTCGACGAGGACATCTACGCGGTCGCGGTCAGCCCGGACAGCCCGTACCACGAGCCGGTCAGCGACTCGACGCCGCTGGAGGCGGTTCCGGCGGGCGCGCCGACCGCCGACGTGTACGTCGACGACCGGGACCCGTCGGACCGCGAGGCCACCGTCTCGGTGGCGGACACCCGGAAGGGACAGGCCGCCCTCGGCGCCTTCCGGTCGGCTGTCGAGCGGCACAACAACCGGCTGTTGCTCGCGGAGGAGAACCAGTCGGCCGCGTTCCCGGTCGGCGTCACCCTCAGCTACGTCGAGCGCGCGAGCCAGCGCGTCGGCGCCAACGACGGAACAGCGGGCGTCGGCGGCGACGACGCGACCGGCGGCGACGGAACCGGTGGCGCCGACGGGGGCGACGCGGACGACACGGACGACGGAACGGACGGGCCGGGAACCGGCGACGGCGGTGCCGGGAGCGGGCTTGGCGTGCCCGACTTCGGCGGCGCGACGGGCTCGCTGTTCGGCGGCCAGCCGACCGGGTCGCCGGCGGAGATCTCGCCGCCGTTCCCGTTCTCGTCGCTCGTGCTCGCGTTCGCGTTCCTCGTGCCGATGAACTTCGTCATTCAGGCGTACGGGTCGACCATCCTCAACGAGCGGATCAACCGCCGTGGCGAGCTGCTGCTCGTCGCGCCGCTGTCGCGGACCGACATCGTCGCCGGCAAGACGCTCCCGTACGCGGGGGTCGCGCTCGCGGCGACGACGCTCATCGCCCTCGCCGTCGGCGGCGGGCCCCTCTCGGTCGCGGCGGTGTTCCCCATCGCGTTGGTGTTCCTCGCGGCGACGTTCGTCGGCGCGATGTTCGCGCGGTCGTTCAAGGAGCTCACCTTCGTCACGGTCACCGTCTCGGTGGCGCTGACGACGTACGCGTTCGTCCCGGCCATCTTCGCGACCGTGACGCCGGTCGCGCTCATCTCGCCGCTGACGCTCGTCGTCCGCGACCTGCAGGGCGAGGCGGTGTCGATCGCGGAGTACCTGTTTTCGACGGGGCCGTTCTACCTCGTCGCGGGCACCCTGTTCGCGATGGGGGTCGGCGTCTACCGCGAGGAGGACATGTTCACACAGCGGGCGGTGCCGCTGAAGTTCCTCGACGCGCTCGCGGTGCGGCTGCACCGCCCCCGCGACGTGGCGCTCTTGGCAGCGCTGTCGCTCCCGTTCGTGTTCGTCGCCGAGCTGCTCGGGATCGCGGTGCTGTTCGCGCTTCCGCAGGGGGTCGCTATCGTCGCCCTGCTGGTCGTCGTCGCGGTCGTCGAGGAGGTCGCGAAGGGCGTCGGCGTGTACGCCGGCTTCCACCAGTCGCGCTTCGAGCGCGACCTCCCGACGGCGCTGAAGCTGGGCGCGCTGTCCGGCGCCGGCTTCTTCGTCGCCGAGAAGGCGACCGCGATCGTTCAGGTCGTCGGGCTCGGGTCGCTCCCGCTGGGCCAGGCGGCGTTCGGCACCTCGGGGATGGGCGGGGAACTCGGTCCGGCCGCCGGCCTCGCGCTGTTGGCGCTCCCGCTCGCGCTGCACGTCGTCACGGCGGCGATCGGCGCCGTCGGCGCGACGCGGGGGCGGCGCGCGTGGGCCGGGACCCTGTTCGTCGCGATGGCGATCCACTTCGCCTACGACCTCACGGTGGTGAGCACCCTTGGATAG
- a CDS encoding ABC transporter ATP-binding protein: protein MITVDGLRKVYGDFVAVHGSTFDVEPGEIFGVVGPNGAGKTTTLKTLAGLIEPTAGAVRVAGEPAGDPETRTALGFLPEESPLYEDMTARSYLRFFADLYDVPRETANRRIETALDDLELEHRDRRLGDVSKGMKRKVAIARSLVNDPDVLIYDEPASGLDPLTTNYVLEYVRDLADAGKTVLFSAHNLYHVESVCDRVVIMNEGEIVARGTVEEIRDEHGETTYRVFTTVPVEGSEPDGDRHVSTVDSMDAVEGIRGAAADADGEVVDIRTRESTLEEIFLDVAGQPMPGSRRVTPGATDSDRGRESSDPPEPPEAAE, encoded by the coding sequence GTGATAACCGTCGACGGCCTGCGGAAGGTGTACGGCGACTTCGTCGCCGTGCACGGGAGTACCTTCGACGTGGAGCCGGGGGAGATCTTCGGCGTCGTCGGCCCGAACGGTGCGGGCAAGACGACGACGCTCAAGACGCTCGCGGGGCTCATCGAGCCGACGGCCGGCGCCGTTCGCGTCGCCGGCGAGCCCGCGGGTGACCCCGAGACACGTACCGCGTTGGGTTTTCTCCCGGAGGAATCGCCGCTGTACGAGGACATGACCGCGCGGAGCTACCTCCGCTTTTTCGCGGACCTGTACGACGTGCCGCGCGAGACCGCGAACCGACGGATCGAGACCGCGCTCGACGACCTGGAGCTGGAGCACCGCGACCGCCGGCTGGGGGACGTCTCGAAGGGGATGAAGCGGAAGGTCGCGATCGCGCGCTCGCTTGTCAACGACCCGGACGTGCTGATCTACGACGAGCCGGCCTCCGGGCTCGACCCCCTGACGACCAACTACGTGCTGGAGTACGTTCGCGACCTCGCGGACGCCGGCAAGACGGTGCTGTTCTCGGCGCACAACCTCTATCACGTCGAGTCGGTGTGTGACCGCGTCGTGATCATGAACGAGGGCGAGATCGTCGCGCGCGGCACCGTCGAGGAGATCCGTGACGAACACGGCGAGACGACGTATCGCGTGTTCACGACCGTCCCCGTCGAGGGCAGCGAGCCCGACGGCGACCGTCACGTGTCGACCGTCGACTCGATGGACGCCGTCGAGGGGATCCGCGGGGCGGCGGCCGACGCCGACGGTGAGGTCGTCGACATCCGCACTCGCGAGTCGACGCTCGAGGAGATCTTCCTCGACGTGGCCGGGCAGCCGATGCCGGGGAGCCGGCGGGTCACACCCGGCGCGACGGACAGCGACCGAGGGCGCGAGTCGTCGGATCCGCCCGAGCCGCCGGAGGCCGCGGAGTGA
- a CDS encoding carbonic anhydrase: protein MNRTIVGLLADNAEHADAFAGRFDEVQDGQQPEAVTVCCSDSRVLQDHLFGNETPGRLFTCGNIGNRVTQRTDAGEVVSGDVLYPLAHTGTRTAVVVGHTGCGAVTATFDVLTGNIDADNEPSGIEHCVSLLGPHLEPGVDLLPDGLDDDEAVNRLVEYNVDRQVDHLVDSDDVPADTDVIGVVYDFQDVYGGERGEVHVINVDGERDPEALRTEHEAVADRIRRLWTY from the coding sequence ATGAACCGGACGATCGTCGGTCTATTGGCCGACAACGCCGAGCACGCCGACGCGTTTGCCGGTCGCTTCGACGAGGTGCAGGACGGACAACAGCCCGAGGCGGTGACGGTCTGCTGTTCGGACTCGCGGGTGTTACAGGACCACCTCTTCGGCAACGAGACGCCCGGGCGGCTGTTCACCTGCGGCAACATCGGGAACCGTGTGACCCAGCGGACCGACGCCGGCGAGGTCGTCTCCGGCGACGTGTTGTACCCGTTAGCGCACACAGGGACCCGGACGGCGGTCGTCGTCGGCCACACCGGCTGCGGCGCAGTGACGGCGACGTTCGACGTTCTCACGGGGAATATCGATGCGGACAACGAGCCGTCGGGGATCGAACACTGCGTCAGCCTGCTCGGCCCCCACCTCGAACCGGGTGTCGACCTGCTTCCCGACGGCCTCGACGACGACGAGGCCGTGAACCGGCTGGTCGAGTACAACGTCGACCGGCAGGTCGACCACCTCGTCGACAGCGACGACGTGCCCGCCGACACCGACGTGATCGGCGTCGTCTACGACTTCCAGGACGTCTATGGCGGCGAGCGCGGCGAAGTCCACGTGATCAACGTCGACGGCGAGCGCGATCCCGAGGCGCTACGGACGGAACACGAGGCGGTCGCCGACCGGATCCGCCGCCTCTGGACCTACTGA
- a CDS encoding DUF2891 family protein codes for MAARARPELDRWSDPWADRWSDPWADRWSDTLRPPEEQIRALVGGRFLPMERPHRLGTHGDSAFALSLIIDHRRLRKYEEKAPCFSGGMNPTSLPKYRPNYPNRCLTNSSPYQQPTEAACPPA; via the coding sequence GTGGCTGCTCGCGCTCGCCCCGAACTCGACCGGTGGAGCGACCCGTGGGCGGATCGGTGGAGCGACCCGTGGGCGGATCGGTGGAGCGACACCCTTCGTCCGCCGGAAGAGCAGATCCGTGCGCTCGTCGGTGGACGGTTCCTCCCGATGGAACGCCCCCATCGCCTCGGGACGCACGGCGACTCCGCGTTCGCGCTCTCGCTGATCATCGATCACAGACGATTACGGAAGTACGAGGAGAAAGCCCCGTGTTTTAGCGGGGGGATGAATCCGACATCTCTCCCCAAATACCGACCGAACTACCCAAACCGATGTTTAACTAACTCATCACCCTACCAACAGCCAACCGAGGCGGCCTGCCCGCCCGCTTAA
- a CDS encoding helix-turn-helix domain-containing protein: MIDVTLDMEQYDCPFIHATEEHDLAFSAVHWEFDTATDTLETRMVVEGDDRESLGQGLTELREHDGLRDYKLLSKTGGVGHVRTVIDETAAMSTVRDGGGYITGPFYIADGSELWHVGFDDRGEADGTLSRLDRDNEYEILERDEPELPELQGFIQNAGAAMTLIQGCKDLSDVERETLETAATEGYFESPRSATLGTLAEEFDVSKPAVSKNLRRGQRKMLQRVVDAMGELED, encoded by the coding sequence ATGATCGACGTCACCCTGGACATGGAGCAGTACGACTGCCCGTTCATCCACGCCACCGAGGAGCACGACCTCGCGTTCTCGGCGGTGCATTGGGAGTTCGACACGGCGACCGACACGCTGGAGACGCGGATGGTGGTCGAGGGCGACGACCGCGAGTCGCTCGGACAGGGGTTGACGGAACTGCGCGAACACGACGGGCTGCGCGACTACAAACTCCTCTCGAAGACGGGCGGCGTCGGCCACGTTCGGACCGTCATCGACGAGACGGCCGCGATGTCGACCGTCCGCGACGGCGGCGGCTACATCACAGGGCCGTTCTACATCGCCGACGGCTCGGAGCTGTGGCACGTCGGCTTCGACGACCGCGGCGAGGCGGACGGCACGCTCTCCCGACTCGACCGCGACAACGAGTACGAGATCCTGGAGCGAGACGAGCCCGAACTCCCCGAACTGCAGGGGTTCATCCAGAACGCGGGCGCCGCGATGACGCTCATCCAGGGCTGTAAGGACCTCTCGGACGTCGAACGCGAGACGTTGGAGACGGCCGCCACCGAGGGGTACTTCGAGAGCCCGCGCTCGGCCACGCTCGGCACGCTCGCCGAGGAGTTCGACGTGTCCAAGCCGGCCGTCTCGAAGAACCTCCGGCGCGGACAACGGAAGATGCTCCAGCGCGTCGTCGACGCGATGGGCGAGTTGGAGGATTGA
- a CDS encoding AMP-binding protein yields MSEGSERVPNATAAGRTQRTGPDWVGDWSGRRAMLSPDRVGLVDGTTGREYTYAELDDRATRTARLLRSMGVEKGDRVVTLSRNRPALIDLFFATGKIGAVLAPLSHRLAPPELSELLGDTDPAAVVVEAKSAGLAGEALGDADTSGEDPTVLVVGDDVDAVATAADDLDGEPFETARPAAETEPGPTADDRLDRSDVSLSEPHLFLHTGGSTGTPKQTVIPHRAVYWNSMTTIAAWNLRGDDVTPMPFPLFHTGGWNVLTVPLFHVGGTVVIAREFDPGGVLDIVDERGATVLVAVPAVLRMMAEHERWDDTDLSSLRFAKSGGGPCRRSVLESWWDRGVDLSQGYGLTECGPNNFAMPDDWPREKAEAVGVPAPHVSARVVDDDGEPLARGDVGELELSSPAAADRYWNAPEETEDTFGGGWVSTGDLARVDDDGYYHIEGRKKNMYVSGGENVFPAEVENALTDHPTIREAVVIGVPDDTWGTVGTAVVQGEESLTLDDLTAFLDDRLARFKHPKHLAFVEEFPYSGPSKIDREAVRDRFGGEQ; encoded by the coding sequence ATGTCTGAGGGGAGCGAGCGCGTCCCGAACGCGACAGCGGCGGGGCGCACACAGCGGACCGGTCCCGATTGGGTCGGCGACTGGTCCGGCAGACGCGCGATGCTCTCCCCCGACCGGGTGGGACTGGTCGACGGGACGACCGGTCGCGAGTACACGTACGCGGAGTTGGACGACCGCGCGACCCGGACGGCTCGACTCCTTCGGTCGATGGGCGTCGAGAAAGGCGATCGGGTGGTGACGCTCTCGCGGAACCGGCCGGCGCTGATCGATCTGTTCTTCGCGACCGGCAAGATCGGCGCCGTGCTCGCGCCGCTGTCGCACCGTCTGGCGCCGCCGGAGCTGTCGGAACTCCTCGGCGACACCGACCCCGCGGCGGTCGTCGTCGAGGCGAAGTCCGCCGGCCTCGCGGGCGAGGCGCTCGGGGATGCCGACACGAGTGGCGAGGACCCGACGGTGCTCGTCGTCGGCGACGACGTCGACGCCGTCGCGACCGCAGCCGACGACCTCGACGGCGAGCCGTTCGAGACCGCCAGGCCGGCAGCCGAGACCGAACCCGGGCCGACCGCGGACGACAGGCTGGACCGCTCCGACGTGTCGCTGTCGGAGCCACACCTGTTCCTCCACACGGGTGGGTCGACCGGGACGCCCAAGCAGACGGTGATCCCGCACCGCGCGGTGTACTGGAACTCGATGACGACGATCGCGGCGTGGAACCTCCGCGGCGACGACGTGACGCCGATGCCGTTCCCGCTGTTTCACACCGGCGGGTGGAACGTCCTCACCGTACCGCTGTTCCACGTCGGCGGCACGGTCGTCATCGCGCGGGAGTTCGACCCGGGAGGGGTGCTCGACATCGTCGACGAGCGAGGGGCGACGGTGCTCGTCGCGGTGCCGGCGGTGCTGCGGATGATGGCGGAACACGAGCGGTGGGACGACACCGACCTCTCGTCGCTGCGGTTCGCTAAATCCGGCGGTGGCCCCTGCCGGCGGTCGGTACTCGAGTCGTGGTGGGACCGCGGCGTCGACCTCTCGCAGGGGTACGGCCTCACCGAGTGCGGTCCGAACAACTTCGCGATGCCGGACGACTGGCCCCGCGAGAAGGCCGAGGCCGTCGGCGTGCCGGCCCCACACGTCTCCGCGCGGGTCGTCGACGACGACGGGGAACCGCTCGCGCGGGGCGACGTGGGCGAACTCGAACTGTCGAGTCCCGCTGCCGCCGACCGCTACTGGAACGCGCCCGAAGAGACCGAGGACACCTTCGGCGGCGGATGGGTCTCGACGGGGGACCTGGCCCGCGTCGACGACGACGGCTACTACCACATCGAGGGGCGCAAAAAGAACATGTACGTCAGCGGCGGCGAGAACGTCTTTCCCGCCGAGGTGGAGAACGCGCTCACCGATCACCCGACGATCAGAGAGGCGGTCGTGATCGGCGTCCCCGACGACACCTGGGGGACCGTCGGAACGGCGGTCGTGCAGGGGGAGGAGTCGCTGACGCTGGACGACCTGACGGCGTTCCTCGACGACCGACTCGCCCGGTTCAAACACCCGAAGCACCTCGCGTTCGTCGAGGAGTTCCCCTACTCGGGCCCCTCGAAGATCGACCGCGAGGCCGTTCGGGACCGGTTCGGCGGCGAGCAGTGA
- a CDS encoding alpha/beta fold hydrolase produces MQTAQHDGVAIAYEERGRDPAEAETVVLCEGLGYGRWMWNWQADALAGSYHVVLWDNRGTGESDVPEGPYTIDQLAGDLEAVLDDAGVDAAHVVGASMGGMVAQRYAIAHDRARSLALLCTSPGGPDAVPTPESTLARMFSVPDDADEREAIRYKMAPAVSDGFIEDNPELIERIVDWRLDSDAPPSAREAQGAAVEAFDASGELDAVSIPTLVAHGTDDRVLPVENGELLAEAIPGADAEFVEGGSHLFFIEEAERVNDLLVEFLADV; encoded by the coding sequence GTGCAAACCGCGCAACACGACGGCGTCGCGATCGCGTACGAGGAGCGCGGGCGCGACCCGGCCGAGGCGGAGACGGTCGTCCTGTGTGAGGGGCTCGGCTACGGCCGCTGGATGTGGAACTGGCAGGCGGACGCGCTCGCGGGGTCGTACCACGTGGTGCTGTGGGACAACCGCGGGACGGGCGAGTCCGACGTGCCGGAGGGGCCGTACACGATCGACCAACTCGCCGGCGACCTCGAAGCGGTACTGGACGACGCGGGCGTCGACGCGGCCCACGTCGTCGGCGCGTCGATGGGCGGGATGGTCGCGCAGCGGTACGCGATAGCCCACGACCGTGCGCGGTCGCTCGCGCTGTTGTGTACCTCGCCCGGCGGTCCCGACGCGGTGCCGACGCCGGAGTCGACGCTCGCGCGGATGTTCTCCGTTCCCGACGACGCCGACGAGCGCGAGGCGATCCGGTACAAGATGGCACCCGCCGTCAGTGACGGCTTCATCGAGGACAACCCGGAGCTGATCGAGCGCATCGTCGACTGGCGGCTCGACTCGGACGCGCCGCCGAGCGCGCGGGAGGCGCAGGGTGCGGCCGTGGAGGCGTTCGACGCCAGCGGGGAACTCGACGCGGTCTCGATCCCGACGCTGGTCGCTCACGGGACCGACGACCGGGTCCTCCCCGTCGAGAACGGGGAGCTGCTCGCCGAGGCGATCCCCGGCGCCGACGCCGAGTTCGTCGAGGGCGGGTCGCACCTGTTCTTCATCGAGGAGGCCGAGCGCGTGAACGACCTGCTCGTCGAGTTCCTCGCCGATGTCTGA
- a CDS encoding MaoC family dehydratase, translating to MPVATVDDDATASIDVTTETIDAYAALTGDENPIHLDDAYASETMFGGRIAHGMLGAGVVSAALASLPGDIVYLDQDCSFEAPVRPGDTVEARATVTEELGGDRLRVETVASVDDESVIEGEATVLSLPHDS from the coding sequence ATGCCAGTCGCAACCGTCGACGACGATGCGACCGCGAGCATCGACGTGACGACCGAAACGATCGACGCGTACGCGGCGCTCACCGGCGACGAGAACCCGATCCACCTCGACGACGCGTACGCCAGCGAGACGATGTTCGGCGGGCGGATCGCTCACGGGATGCTCGGCGCCGGCGTCGTCAGCGCGGCGCTCGCGTCGCTCCCCGGGGACATCGTCTACCTCGACCAGGACTGCTCGTTCGAGGCGCCCGTCCGCCCGGGTGACACGGTCGAGGCGCGTGCGACCGTCACCGAGGAACTCGGCGGCGACCGACTCCGCGTCGAGACGGTCGCGTCCGTCGACGACGAGTCCGTCATCGAGGGTGAGGCGACGGTCCTGTCGTTGCCCCACGACTCCTGA
- a CDS encoding phosphoribosyltransferase, translated as MFDNRTDAGERLADLLVERGVEADVVLAVPRGGLPLGRVVADRLGVPLDIVSARKIGAPWNPELAIGAVASDGSAWLNDELIAQSGIDDGDVADRREREREAARERVDEYRGDRPPMDLTGKRVVVVDDGVATGATMHACLRQVAAAGADRVVLAVPVAPPDTLRDLESEADEVVCVETPSQFGAVGRFYRTFDQVTDEQARSYLSTDAN; from the coding sequence ATGTTCGACAACCGCACTGACGCCGGCGAGCGCCTGGCCGATCTCCTCGTGGAGCGGGGGGTGGAGGCCGATGTCGTGCTTGCGGTGCCACGGGGAGGACTCCCGCTCGGTCGCGTCGTCGCAGACCGGCTCGGGGTCCCGCTCGACATCGTCTCCGCACGGAAGATCGGCGCGCCGTGGAATCCGGAGCTCGCGATCGGCGCCGTCGCCAGCGACGGCAGCGCCTGGCTCAACGACGAACTGATCGCGCAGTCGGGGATCGACGACGGGGACGTCGCCGACCGTCGCGAGCGGGAGCGGGAGGCCGCCCGCGAGCGCGTCGACGAGTATCGCGGCGACCGACCGCCGATGGATCTGACCGGGAAGCGGGTCGTCGTCGTCGACGACGGCGTCGCGACGGGCGCGACGATGCACGCGTGTCTCAGACAGGTCGCGGCCGCCGGCGCCGATCGGGTCGTGCTGGCGGTGCCTGTCGCGCCGCCTGACACCCTGCGGGACCTCGAATCGGAGGCCGACGAGGTCGTCTGCGTGGAGACGCCGTCTCAGTTCGGCGCTGTGGGGCGATTCTACCGGACCTTCGATCAAGTCACCGACGAACAAGCCCGATCATACCTTTCCACCGATGCAAACTGA
- a CDS encoding plastocyanin/azurin family copper-binding protein: MQTDDYSRRAGIRSHDAPETDREAAGPEATDDDHPSLTRRGFLSGTAAGVGAVAAGAATTPVRAQEGSTRTVEMTDNLVFDPEEVAVTPGTTVVWENVGNIGHSVTAYEEDLPADAEFFASGGFETEDAARSAYSAGDPDSGDIAGGETYEYTFETEGTYPYFCIPHESAGMLGTIEVSEDAGATEGASGPVVPQVPDAAKTLGLAAAATLVATAGFAYVFLKYGGDYGVTR, encoded by the coding sequence ATGCAAACTGACGACTACTCACGGCGAGCCGGTATCCGGTCACACGACGCTCCCGAGACTGACCGCGAAGCTGCCGGTCCCGAGGCGACTGACGACGATCACCCGAGTCTGACGCGACGCGGCTTCCTCTCGGGGACAGCCGCGGGGGTCGGCGCCGTCGCGGCCGGCGCGGCGACGACGCCGGTCCGCGCGCAGGAGGGGTCGACGCGAACCGTCGAGATGACCGACAACCTCGTGTTCGACCCCGAGGAGGTCGCGGTCACGCCCGGGACAACCGTCGTCTGGGAGAACGTCGGTAACATCGGCCACTCGGTGACCGCCTACGAGGAGGACCTCCCGGCCGACGCCGAGTTCTTCGCCTCGGGCGGATTCGAGACGGAAGACGCCGCGCGCTCGGCGTACTCGGCGGGAGACCCGGACAGCGGCGACATCGCGGGGGGCGAGACGTACGAGTACACGTTCGAGACGGAGGGGACCTATCCCTACTTCTGCATCCCACACGAGAGCGCCGGAATGCTCGGGACGATCGAAGTGAGCGAGGACGCCGGGGCGACCGAAGGCGCCTCCGGCCCGGTAGTTCCGCAGGTCCCGGACGCAGCGAAGACGCTCGGTCTCGCGGCCGCGGCCACGCTGGTCGCGACGGCAGGCTTCGCGTACGTCTTCCTGAAGTACGGCGGCGACTACGGTGTTACTCGCTAG